In the genome of Thermococcus sp., one region contains:
- a CDS encoding PIN domain-containing protein translates to MELVLDFNVVFSALYGGKVSIELFMLNHVLREITFLVPSYFWEELDRKREKLMNITRLSENELDFVLRIIKSQTIEVPVEVFSEKLNEAERLSPDPKDVPYVALALALGVPILTGDLKLRKGLEGKLRVYSPSELLDILKEM, encoded by the coding sequence ATGGAGCTTGTCCTGGATTTTAACGTGGTCTTCTCGGCGCTTTACGGGGGAAAGGTTTCAATAGAACTCTTCATGCTAAACCATGTTCTCAGAGAAATAACGTTTCTTGTTCCCTCCTACTTCTGGGAGGAGCTTGATAGAAAGCGGGAAAAGTTAATGAATATAACGAGGCTCTCCGAAAACGAGCTTGATTTTGTCCTGAGGATAATAAAATCCCAGACTATCGAAGTTCCTGTTGAAGTATTCTCTGAAAAACTTAATGAAGCTGAAAGGCTCTCACCCGACCCGAAGGACGTTCCTTACGTTGCCCTCGCACTGGCCTTGGGAGTTCCCATTCTAACCGGCGACCTCAAACTCAGGAAGGGACTAGAAGGTAAGCTTAGGGTGTATTCACCCTCCGAACTGCTGGACATCCTGAAGGAGATGTGA